A single window of Candidatus Methanomethylicota archaeon DNA harbors:
- a CDS encoding DNA topoisomerase I, with protein MEKIEIWQLIHNGVLIPEYKPLGFKIKFKNQEIKLTPEQEEMAVAWVKKLSTDYVKDRIFVKNFFKDFKKALGIKEKVKPEDFDFSEIIEWLEKEKMKKESLSKEEKKILAQERKKIREENKKKYGYALVNGILMEVSNYSVEPPGIFIGRGNHPLRGRWKPAIKAEDIVLNLSPDAKIPKPPNNGSSWGAVVFDPHSLWIAKWRDKLRGKMKYVWLSDCTYLKQCRDIEKFNKAWELARVIDKVREHIFRGLESRDPFERKIATVCYLIDELKMRVGDEKDEDEADTVGATTLRPEHIKFNSDGSITFDFLGKDSVRWIRTITPPEQVYKNLKEFIAEGNECIFEGVRSQKVNAYLAEVLPGLTAKVFRTYHASIAVKNTLESFKVNKDDPIYLKKYYATMANLEAAKVCYHKRKLPKDWKEKLKKRIEKLKKLKEKGAKREKIKELELKIKIMKAVRDYNLNTSLKNYIDPRVYAEWGKRIDFDWKQYYPKSLQKRFSWVDGQDFLNLSQNKSN; from the coding sequence ATGGAAAAAATAGAAATATGGCAATTAATACATAATGGTGTTTTAATCCCAGAATATAAGCCTCTTGGCTTTAAGATAAAGTTTAAGAATCAAGAAATAAAATTGACTCCTGAACAAGAGGAGATGGCAGTAGCTTGGGTTAAAAAATTATCAACAGATTATGTAAAAGATAGGATTTTTGTAAAAAATTTTTTTAAAGATTTTAAAAAAGCTTTAGGAATAAAGGAAAAAGTTAAACCAGAAGACTTTGATTTTTCAGAAATAATTGAATGGTTAGAAAAAGAAAAAATGAAAAAAGAAAGTTTGAGTAAAGAAGAGAAGAAAATTCTTGCTCAAGAAAGAAAAAAAATTAGAGAAGAAAATAAAAAGAAGTATGGATATGCTCTTGTAAATGGAATATTAATGGAGGTTTCTAATTATAGTGTTGAACCACCAGGAATATTTATAGGAAGAGGAAATCATCCTCTTAGAGGAAGATGGAAACCTGCAATTAAAGCAGAAGATATTGTTCTAAATCTTTCACCAGATGCAAAAATTCCAAAACCACCTAATAATGGTTCATCTTGGGGAGCTGTAGTGTTTGATCCTCATTCTTTATGGATTGCTAAATGGAGGGATAAGTTAAGAGGGAAAATGAAGTATGTATGGCTCTCAGATTGCACTTATTTAAAGCAATGTAGAGATATTGAAAAATTCAATAAAGCTTGGGAATTAGCAAGAGTAATAGATAAAGTTAGAGAGCATATTTTTAGAGGATTAGAATCAAGAGATCCATTTGAAAGAAAAATAGCAACAGTTTGTTATTTAATAGATGAATTAAAAATGAGAGTAGGTGATGAAAAAGATGAAGATGAAGCAGATACTGTTGGAGCTACAACATTAAGACCAGAACATATAAAATTTAACTCTGATGGAAGTATTACCTTTGACTTCTTAGGAAAAGATTCAGTAAGATGGATAAGAACAATAACTCCACCAGAACAAGTTTATAAGAACTTAAAGGAGTTTATAGCAGAGGGTAATGAATGTATATTTGAAGGTGTGAGATCGCAAAAAGTAAATGCTTATTTAGCAGAAGTTCTACCAGGTTTAACAGCTAAAGTATTTAGAACATATCATGCATCTATTGCTGTTAAAAATACCTTAGAAAGTTTTAAAGTAAATAAAGATGATCCAATTTACTTGAAAAAATATTATGCTACAATGGCAAATTTAGAAGCTGCAAAAGTGTGTTATCATAAAAGGAAATTGCCAAAAGATTGGAAAGAAAAATTGAAAAAAAGAATAGAAAAATTGAAAAAATTAAAAGAAAAAGGAGCAAAAAGAGAAAAAATAAAAGAACTTGAACTTAAGATAAAAATAATGAAAGCTGTTAGAGATTATAATTTAAATACTTCATTAAAAAATTACATAGATCCAAGAGTTTATGCAGAATGGGGTAAGAGAATAGACTTTGATTGGAAACAATATTATCCAAAATCTTTACAAAAGAGATTTTCTTGGGTAGATGGACAAGATTTCTTAAATTTATCACAAAATAAATCTAATTAG
- a CDS encoding cysteine desulfurase yields the protein MNNLIKSIREELPFFKDGYIYLDSASTSLTPKPVIEAMIEYYEQYRANIGRGIYCAAKLATSAYENARESIAKFINAKPEEIIFVKNTTEAINIVAKGLSFNKEDNIITTILEHHSNYIPWINISKIKGCSIKIVKTDKEGNIDLMNFSSYINKKTKIIAITQTSNVLGVRPPLKEIIKIAHENNSLVLVDGAQSVPHMKVNVKELDCDFLAFSGHKMCGPTGIGVLYIKEELQDMIEPLCIGGGSVEDVDLYDYILKKSPEKYEGGTPPIAEVIGLGVAVSFLNSIGMDKIEVHERIITEKLIKELSEINGIKLYGPKDAYKRAGIVAFNINGKHPNDVAKELDKFKIMVRSGHHCALPLHKFILKAPNGTVRVSIYFYNTLDDIIRLIEVLKNFNLY from the coding sequence ATGAACAATTTAATTAAATCAATTAGAGAAGAATTACCATTCTTTAAAGATGGATACATTTACTTAGATTCAGCTTCTACAAGTCTTACGCCTAAGCCAGTAATAGAAGCTATGATTGAATATTATGAACAATATAGAGCAAATATAGGAAGAGGCATATATTGTGCAGCAAAATTGGCAACTTCTGCATATGAAAATGCAAGAGAAAGTATTGCTAAATTCATAAATGCTAAGCCAGAGGAAATAATCTTTGTAAAAAATACAACAGAGGCAATAAATATTGTTGCAAAAGGGCTGAGTTTTAATAAAGAGGATAATATTATTACTACAATACTTGAGCATCATTCAAATTATATTCCATGGATTAATATTAGTAAAATTAAAGGATGTTCTATTAAAATAGTTAAAACAGATAAAGAAGGAAATATTGATTTAATGAATTTTTCCTCTTATATTAATAAGAAAACTAAAATTATTGCCATAACTCAAACTTCAAATGTATTAGGAGTTCGTCCTCCATTAAAAGAAATAATAAAAATAGCTCATGAGAACAACTCTTTAGTTTTAGTAGATGGGGCACAATCTGTGCCACATATGAAAGTTAATGTTAAAGAATTGGATTGTGATTTTTTAGCATTTTCAGGTCATAAGATGTGTGGTCCAACTGGTATTGGTGTTTTATATATTAAAGAAGAACTTCAAGACATGATTGAACCTTTGTGTATAGGTGGTGGAAGTGTAGAGGATGTAGATTTATATGATTATATACTTAAAAAAAGTCCAGAAAAATATGAAGGAGGCACACCTCCCATAGCTGAGGTTATTGGTTTAGGAGTAGCTGTATCTTTTTTAAATAGTATTGGAATGGATAAAATAGAAGTTCATGAACGTATTATTACTGAAAAATTAATTAAAGAACTTTCTGAGATTAATGGAATAAAATTATATGGTCCAAAAGATGCTTATAAAAGAGCTGGTATAGTAGCATTTAATATAAATGGAAAACATCCTAATGATGTTGCAAAAGAATTAGATAAATTTAAAATAATGGTAAGATCTGGTCATCATTGTGCCCTTCCTTTACATAAATTTATTTTAAAAGCACCAAATGGAACAGTACGTGTTTCAATCTACTTTTATAATACTTTAGATGATATAATAAGACTAATTGAAGTCTTAAAGAATTTTAATTTATATTAA
- a CDS encoding helix-turn-helix domain-containing protein — translation MALQIKDLVYALTRLGLSEYESKVYITLLQLGVCGVKELTVNSKVPRTKIYPTLKSLEKKELVTILPGKPVRAKALMPTKVLTEPLKDLEENLQLLKNAIQELQKIYENFSNKEKFEEQKYWIIRGTSETIKRIEELLNLASREVLFILNQEMFEIIINKLSNALNSITKQKISIKIITNANYNPVILEKISDFIEVKYLPFKLDGGIIIIDESEILTLKYDYLDRRIKALMAEHFSKSDICIFLKNLIIQLYKNGVDFSSLAPFLSIPDIKSSFVDARQNIFLPIFFYSFIESMSTQMGRDAINFFIELGRNMISSLYSFTISTNFQESLNLLSSFYLIDEGIEVKFTWDGHSNILICEFTGNFPEQYKMAHEHGFPIPPSIWGFYLLGLISLFGYTPSCEESVFESNHWLIKYRLIEKAKSKGKIAKAIN, via the coding sequence TTGGCGTTACAAATTAAAGATTTAGTTTATGCTCTTACAAGATTAGGTTTAAGTGAATATGAGTCTAAAGTATATATTACTTTACTTCAACTTGGTGTTTGTGGTGTTAAAGAATTAACAGTTAATAGTAAAGTTCCAAGGACTAAGATTTATCCTACACTAAAGAGTTTAGAAAAAAAGGAATTAGTGACAATTTTACCTGGAAAGCCTGTAAGAGCAAAAGCTTTAATGCCAACAAAAGTTCTTACAGAGCCTTTGAAAGATCTTGAAGAAAATTTACAATTATTAAAAAATGCAATTCAAGAGCTTCAAAAGATATATGAGAATTTCTCTAATAAAGAAAAATTTGAAGAACAGAAATATTGGATAATTAGAGGAACAAGTGAAACTATAAAAAGAATTGAAGAATTATTAAATCTTGCGTCAAGAGAGGTATTATTTATTTTAAATCAAGAAATGTTTGAAATTATTATTAATAAATTAAGCAATGCATTAAATTCTATCACAAAACAAAAAATAAGCATAAAAATAATCACTAATGCTAATTACAATCCAGTAATTCTTGAAAAAATCTCTGATTTTATTGAAGTGAAATATCTTCCATTTAAATTAGATGGTGGAATTATAATAATAGATGAAAGTGAAATTTTAACACTTAAGTACGACTATTTAGATAGACGTATAAAAGCATTAATGGCTGAGCATTTTTCAAAATCTGATATTTGTATTTTTCTTAAGAATTTAATAATTCAATTATACAAGAATGGAGTAGATTTCTCATCTTTAGCTCCATTTCTTTCAATACCTGATATAAAGAGCTCATTTGTAGATGCTAGACAAAACATATTTCTTCCCATATTCTTTTATTCATTTATTGAAAGTATGTCTACTCAAATGGGAAGAGATGCAATTAATTTCTTTATTGAATTAGGTAGGAATATGATAAGTTCCTTATATTCATTTACTATTTCCACAAACTTTCAAGAATCTCTCAATTTATTGAGCTCTTTTTATCTTATTGATGAAGGAATTGAGGTAAAATTTACTTGGGATGGGCATTCAAATATCTTAATTTGTGAATTTACAGGAAACTTTCCTGAACAATATAAAATGGCACATGAACATGGATTTCCAATACCTCCTTCAATTTGGGGATTTTACTTATTAGGTTTAATTAGTCTATTTGGCTATACACCTTCATGTGAAGAAAGTGTATTTGAATCAAATCATTGGTTAATAAAATATAGACTAATAGAAAAAGCAAAAAGTAAAGGAAAAATTGCTAAGGCAATTAACTAG
- a CDS encoding Snf7 family protein, whose translation MSKFVEKWEAKDTPGLATRIKETIKPPGPLKPRLDAAMRALQLQIQKLEIANQKFQERDRAIFSKIVDAYSRHDMDHAKIYANELAEIRKMSKLLMQSKMALEQIVMRLSTVTELGDIVATLAPAMGVIRSVKSGISTLLPEAEKELGDISTILSSILVDAGQTAGLSINFETANEDAMKILSEAAAIAEQKVKEKLPELPTGVGLGEKTGF comes from the coding sequence TTGAGTAAATTTGTGGAAAAGTGGGAAGCTAAAGATACACCTGGTTTAGCAACAAGAATTAAAGAAACAATAAAACCACCAGGACCACTAAAACCAAGACTAGATGCTGCAATGAGAGCTTTACAATTACAAATACAAAAACTTGAAATTGCTAATCAAAAATTTCAAGAAAGAGATAGAGCAATATTTAGTAAAATTGTTGATGCTTATTCTAGACATGATATGGATCATGCCAAAATATATGCTAATGAATTAGCAGAAATTAGAAAAATGTCAAAATTACTTATGCAATCAAAAATGGCATTGGAACAAATTGTAATGAGATTAAGCACTGTTACTGAATTAGGAGACATCGTAGCTACATTAGCTCCTGCCATGGGAGTTATAAGAAGTGTGAAATCAGGAATTTCAACTTTATTACCCGAAGCTGAAAAAGAGTTAGGAGACATTAGTACAATATTAAGTAGTATATTAGTGGATGCTGGACAAACTGCAGGATTATCAATAAACTTTGAGACTGCTAATGAAGATGCTATGAAAATATTAAGTGAAGCTGCAGCAATAGCAGAACAAAAAGTAAAAGAAAAATTACCCGAACTTCCAACAGGAGTTGGATTGGGAGAGAAAACAGGTTTTTAA
- a CDS encoding AAA family ATPase — protein sequence MTFTAAHELEAAAIKYAKEATRLDQQGAKGLAITYYQKAIDAFLKLVNLYPNYELNRIYIQRAMMYQERIKVLRGEVSEVVNEKSEEKGEVKQASYEDLLLIEKPNVKWEDVAGLEEVKKAIRESIVYPSKRPDLFPLGFPRGILLYGPPGCGKTLIAAAVATEIDAAFFSVDAASIMSKWLGEAEKNVAKLFKSAREAAIKHGSAIVFIDEIDSLLGVRYNEVGGEVRVRNQFLKEMDGIMDKGKNWPLYVIGATNKPWTLDWGFIRRFQKRIYVPVPDYETRLKIYELYTKKLVMEGVDLREIARMSEGYSGSDIRDVCQAVQLRVVSELFESGKYLDKNAKPRPITMEDFKQIISQRKPSITQDMIKAYELWAESFKAL from the coding sequence ATGACATTTACAGCAGCACATGAATTAGAAGCTGCAGCAATAAAGTATGCAAAAGAAGCTACACGTTTAGATCAACAAGGTGCTAAGGGTCTTGCAATAACATATTATCAAAAAGCTATAGATGCTTTTCTAAAATTAGTTAATTTATATCCAAATTATGAATTGAATAGAATATATATTCAAAGAGCAATGATGTATCAAGAAAGGATTAAAGTATTAAGAGGAGAGGTCTCTGAAGTTGTAAATGAAAAAAGTGAAGAAAAAGGTGAAGTAAAACAAGCAAGTTATGAAGATTTATTATTAATTGAAAAACCTAATGTAAAATGGGAAGATGTTGCAGGTTTAGAAGAAGTTAAAAAAGCTATAAGAGAATCCATAGTGTATCCATCTAAAAGACCAGATTTATTTCCTTTAGGATTTCCTAGAGGAATTTTATTATATGGTCCTCCTGGATGTGGAAAAACATTAATTGCAGCAGCAGTAGCAACTGAAATAGATGCTGCTTTTTTTTCAGTAGATGCTGCATCAATTATGTCAAAATGGCTTGGTGAAGCTGAAAAAAATGTAGCTAAGCTATTTAAATCTGCAAGAGAAGCTGCAATAAAGCATGGATCTGCTATAGTATTTATTGATGAAATAGATTCTCTTTTAGGTGTTAGATATAATGAAGTAGGAGGAGAGGTTAGAGTAAGAAATCAATTTTTAAAAGAAATGGATGGAATTATGGATAAGGGGAAAAATTGGCCACTTTATGTAATTGGTGCAACAAATAAGCCTTGGACTTTAGACTGGGGATTTATAAGAAGATTTCAAAAAAGGATTTACGTACCAGTACCTGATTATGAAACTAGGCTTAAAATTTATGAACTTTATACTAAAAAACTTGTAATGGAAGGAGTTGACTTAAGAGAAATAGCAAGAATGTCTGAAGGTTACTCAGGCAGTGATATAAGAGATGTGTGTCAAGCAGTTCAATTAAGAGTAGTAAGTGAACTTTTTGAATCTGGTAAGTATTTAGATAAAAATGCAAAACCACGTCCAATAACAATGGAAGATTTTAAGCAAATAATTTCTCAAAGAAAGCCAAGTATAACACAAGATATGATAAAGGCTTATGAGCTTTGGGCTGAGAGCTTTAAAGCATTATGA
- a CDS encoding DHHA1 domain-containing protein, with product MEWILTHGDCDGICSAAIALSIFRNAKIFFTHPVGLHEDLKHVDGDVLILDIAISSKKIDEILKEFKRIYENGHKIIYIDHHPIPNNFIMNYGELIHSLTSCTSELTYIKFENFLDQDISRVAIYGAIGDYLDETYNIKRLLRLWDKRHLYLESGILIAAIESIGRNYDLKREIVKYLSEKNLPSKNSELVNRALEEAKKEEEMRKIIKERLKIIEKVAYVIDLNWSLGKTAIYARAMANAIVGIGAESRKDFIDMSLRTPFEYIELNKIAMEVAEKLGGSGGGHPKAAGARVPKEKFFEFIDEVNKYIVKEEISETLEY from the coding sequence ATGGAATGGATTCTTACTCATGGAGATTGTGATGGCATATGTTCAGCTGCCATAGCGCTATCCATATTTAGAAATGCTAAAATTTTCTTTACCCATCCTGTCGGCCTTCATGAAGATCTTAAGCATGTTGATGGAGATGTTTTAATACTTGATATAGCAATTTCTTCTAAAAAAATTGATGAAATTTTAAAAGAATTCAAAAGAATTTATGAAAATGGTCATAAGATAATATACATAGATCATCATCCTATTCCAAATAATTTCATTATGAATTATGGTGAATTAATACATTCTTTAACTTCTTGTACTTCTGAATTAACTTATATAAAATTCGAGAATTTTTTAGACCAAGATATAAGTAGAGTTGCTATATATGGAGCTATAGGAGATTATCTAGATGAGACTTACAATATAAAAAGATTATTGAGATTATGGGATAAGAGACATTTATATTTAGAAAGTGGAATTTTAATAGCAGCTATTGAGTCTATAGGAAGGAATTATGATTTAAAAAGAGAAATTGTAAAATATTTATCAGAAAAAAATCTTCCTAGTAAAAATAGTGAACTTGTTAATAGAGCATTAGAAGAAGCAAAGAAAGAAGAAGAAATGCGTAAAATAATAAAGGAAAGATTAAAAATTATAGAAAAAGTTGCTTATGTAATAGATTTAAATTGGTCTCTTGGAAAAACTGCAATATATGCTAGAGCAATGGCTAATGCAATTGTTGGAATTGGTGCAGAAAGTAGAAAAGATTTTATAGATATGAGTTTAAGAACTCCATTTGAATATATTGAATTAAATAAAATTGCAATGGAAGTAGCAGAAAAATTAGGAGGGAGTGGAGGAGGACATCCAAAAGCTGCGGGTGCAAGAGTGCCAAAAGAAAAATTTTTTGAATTCATAGATGAAGTGAATAAATATATTGTTAAAGAAGAAATATCAGAAACTTTAGAGTATTAA
- a CDS encoding lysine biosynthesis protein LysW, whose product MKLKCPECDGEINVKDVVEGEILTCNDCGVELEVKKDSKGNIELKVAESEGEDWGE is encoded by the coding sequence ATGAAATTAAAATGTCCAGAATGTGATGGAGAAATAAATGTAAAAGATGTAGTAGAAGGAGAAATTTTAACTTGTAATGATTGTGGTGTAGAATTAGAAGTTAAAAAAGATAGTAAAGGAAACATTGAACTAAAAGTTGCAGAGTCTGAGGGTGAAGATTGGGGAGAATAA
- the lysX gene encoding lysine biosynthesis protein LysX, giving the protein MPTISLLYDRIRTEEKLLINTAEKKGIYLKPIDVKELHLDITNLEKNKEIFGEIALERCISHFRGLYLTAILESKGILVINPYSVVSICGNKLLTSIILTKNRVPTPRTIIAFTKEEAMKAIEELGFPSIIKPVFGSWGRLIAQIKDRDVAQAILEHREEMNNPLYQIYYIQEMIKRPPRDIRCVVVGDEIVASIYRYSGEEDWRTNIARGGRAEVCNLDDDAKEIILKAARAVGGGVLGVDAMESENGIVVHEVNATVEFKGAMSATGADIPGKIIDYALKLVKK; this is encoded by the coding sequence GTGCCAACAATATCTCTTCTATACGATAGAATTAGAACAGAAGAAAAATTACTTATAAATACTGCAGAAAAAAAAGGAATATATTTAAAACCAATTGATGTAAAAGAATTACATTTAGATATTACTAATCTAGAAAAAAATAAAGAAATTTTCGGTGAAATTGCATTAGAAAGATGTATAAGTCATTTTAGAGGCTTGTATTTAACTGCTATACTAGAAAGTAAGGGAATTTTAGTAATAAACCCATATTCAGTAGTAAGTATATGTGGTAATAAATTACTCACTAGTATAATATTAACAAAAAATAGAGTGCCAACACCAAGAACAATTATTGCATTTACTAAAGAAGAAGCTATGAAGGCAATTGAAGAATTGGGCTTTCCATCTATTATTAAGCCTGTTTTTGGTAGTTGGGGAAGATTAATAGCACAAATAAAAGATAGAGATGTAGCACAAGCAATTTTGGAACATAGAGAAGAAATGAATAATCCTCTATATCAAATATATTATATACAAGAGATGATAAAAAGACCTCCAAGAGATATAAGATGTGTAGTAGTGGGAGATGAAATAGTAGCATCAATATACAGATATTCAGGAGAAGAAGATTGGAGAACAAATATTGCAAGAGGAGGAAGAGCGGAAGTTTGTAATCTTGATGATGATGCAAAAGAAATAATACTAAAAGCAGCAAGAGCAGTGGGAGGAGGCGTATTAGGCGTAGATGCCATGGAAAGTGAAAATGGGATTGTTGTACATGAGGTAAATGCCACTGTTGAATTCAAAGGAGCGATGTCGGCAACTGGAGCAGATATTCCTGGAAAAATTATTGATTATGCTTTAAAATTAGTAAAGAAATAA
- a CDS encoding 3-isopropylmalate dehydratase large subunit, whose protein sequence is MSMTISEKILAKASGKKSVTPGEYIVGKIDLAMIHDLTGPLTLNVLKQIGEDKPFDSNKIVIIFDHQVPANSTITAELHKQLRIYAKKYNIKLHDVGRQGICHQILAEEYVKPGMLIVGADSHTCTLGALGAFATGIGSTDMAAAILTGELWFRVPESIKFELKGELKPGVSAKDVILYIIGMVGADGALYCATEFSGDGIEKMSIDSRLTICNMAVEMGAKTGIINPDEKTMKYCNYYGEVITSDKDAEYYKEFEIQLNEILPQVALPHSVDNVKPVSEVEGIEVDQVFIGSCTNGRLEDLEIVARILKGKKVKARTIIIPASPKVYIEAEKRGYIRIFIEAGAVVCNPNCGPCLGGHMGILADDEVCVSTSNRNFIGRMGSPKAKIYLASPQTAAATAIEGKLTSPLRYIGDLI, encoded by the coding sequence ATGAGTATGACTATTTCAGAAAAAATCTTAGCAAAAGCTTCTGGAAAAAAATCAGTAACTCCAGGAGAATATATTGTAGGAAAAATAGATTTAGCAATGATTCATGATCTCACAGGTCCACTTACTCTTAATGTTTTAAAACAAATAGGAGAAGATAAGCCATTTGATTCTAATAAAATCGTCATAATTTTTGATCATCAAGTACCAGCTAATTCAACTATAACTGCTGAATTACATAAGCAATTAAGAATTTATGCAAAAAAATATAATATAAAACTTCATGATGTTGGAAGACAAGGAATATGTCATCAAATATTAGCTGAGGAATATGTTAAGCCAGGAATGTTAATTGTTGGAGCAGATTCTCATACATGTACACTTGGTGCTTTAGGAGCTTTTGCTACAGGAATTGGCTCAACTGATATGGCAGCAGCAATACTTACAGGAGAACTTTGGTTTAGAGTTCCAGAAAGTATAAAGTTTGAATTAAAAGGTGAATTAAAACCAGGAGTTTCTGCAAAAGATGTCATTTTATATATAATTGGCATGGTAGGAGCTGATGGAGCTCTTTATTGTGCTACAGAATTTTCAGGTGATGGAATTGAAAAAATGAGCATTGATAGTAGGCTTACAATTTGTAACATGGCTGTAGAAATGGGAGCTAAAACTGGAATAATTAATCCTGATGAAAAAACTATGAAGTATTGTAATTATTATGGAGAAGTTATTACTAGTGATAAAGATGCTGAATATTATAAAGAATTTGAAATTCAACTTAATGAAATATTACCACAAGTTGCACTTCCACATTCAGTAGATAATGTTAAACCAGTATCTGAAGTTGAAGGTATTGAAGTTGATCAAGTATTCATAGGTTCTTGTACAAATGGAAGATTAGAAGATTTAGAAATAGTAGCAAGAATTTTAAAAGGAAAGAAAGTAAAAGCTAGAACTATTATAATACCTGCTTCACCAAAAGTCTATATAGAAGCTGAAAAGAGAGGCTACATAAGAATTTTTATTGAAGCAGGAGCAGTTGTGTGTAATCCTAATTGTGGACCATGTTTAGGAGGACATATGGGAATATTAGCAGATGATGAAGTATGCGTAAGTACTTCTAATAGAAACTTCATAGGAAGAATGGGAAGTCCTAAGGCTAAAATTTATTTAGCATCTCCTCAAACAGCAGCTGCTACAGCAATAGAAGGTAAATTAACAAGTCCATTAAGATATATTGGTGATTTAATATGA
- a CDS encoding 3-isopropylmalate dehydratase small subunit — MIIKGKVWLFEDNIDTDLIIPGKYLVLTDPNELSKHVFENIIEGFYSKISKGDIIVAGKNFGCGSSREHAAIALKYAGIGAIVAKSFSRIFFRNAINVGLPVIPSKEARDIINNGEIITINLEEGFIEKEDGKRIAIEKYPDFLLEILKNGGLVESLKKKFRR, encoded by the coding sequence ATGATTATTAAAGGTAAAGTTTGGTTATTTGAAGATAATATAGATACTGATTTAATAATACCAGGAAAATATTTAGTTCTAACTGATCCTAATGAACTTTCAAAACATGTATTTGAAAATATAATAGAAGGATTTTATTCAAAAATTTCAAAAGGAGATATTATTGTTGCAGGAAAGAATTTTGGTTGTGGATCAAGTAGAGAACATGCAGCTATTGCACTTAAATATGCAGGTATTGGAGCTATAGTAGCAAAATCTTTTTCAAGAATTTTCTTTAGAAATGCTATAAATGTAGGATTACCAGTAATACCATCTAAAGAAGCTCGTGATATTATAAATAATGGTGAAATAATAACAATAAATCTAGAAGAAGGATTTATTGAAAAAGAAGATGGAAAAAGAATTGCTATAGAAAAATATCCTGATTTTCTATTAGAGATTTTAAAAAATGGTGGATTAGTGGAAAGTTTAAAGAAAAAATTTAGGAGGTAG
- a CDS encoding isocitrate/isopropylmalate dehydrogenase family protein produces the protein MKGDGIGPEQTEATLKVLSTLEEISNFKLEFLEVEGGDECLKKRGTPLPEESIDIIKKTDACLKGPVGESAADVIVKLRLMFDLYANLRPVKSYPGVAAIRPDIDMLIVRENTEDLYKGYEFQIEDGAIALRIITKKGCKRIAEMAFKYAMLRRRKVTIVHKANVLRITDGIFRNVCREVAKNFPEIELEELYVDAAAMHLIKRPHEFDVIVTTNLFGDILSDEAAQIGGSLGMAPGANIGDKYGIFEPIHGSAPDIAGKRIANPISMILAAKMMLDWLGEKESAMIIEKAIIKTLSEGRKLTKDLGGNATTDEIAEEIAKNILKI, from the coding sequence ATGAAAGGAGATGGAATTGGACCTGAGCAAACTGAAGCGACTCTAAAAGTATTATCAACTTTAGAAGAAATATCAAATTTTAAACTTGAATTTTTAGAAGTTGAAGGAGGAGATGAATGTTTAAAGAAAAGAGGAACTCCTCTACCTGAAGAAAGTATAGATATTATAAAGAAAACAGATGCATGTTTAAAAGGACCTGTTGGAGAAAGTGCTGCAGATGTCATTGTAAAACTTAGGCTCATGTTTGATCTTTATGCAAATTTAAGACCTGTAAAATCCTATCCTGGAGTGGCTGCCATTAGACCTGACATAGACATGTTAATAGTAAGAGAAAATACTGAAGATTTATACAAAGGTTATGAATTTCAAATAGAAGATGGAGCAATTGCTTTAAGAATTATAACAAAGAAAGGTTGTAAAAGAATTGCAGAAATGGCTTTTAAATATGCAATGTTAAGAAGAAGAAAAGTAACAATTGTTCATAAAGCTAATGTTTTAAGAATAACAGATGGAATATTTCGTAATGTTTGTAGAGAAGTTGCAAAGAATTTTCCTGAAATTGAATTAGAAGAACTCTATGTGGATGCTGCTGCTATGCATTTAATAAAAAGACCACATGAATTTGATGTAATTGTTACTACAAATTTATTTGGAGATATTTTATCAGATGAAGCTGCTCAAATAGGTGGAAGCTTGGGTATGGCACCTGGTGCCAATATTGGAGATAAATATGGAATTTTTGAACCTATTCATGGATCTGCTCCAGATATTGCTGGTAAGAGAATAGCTAATCCAATATCAATGATTTTAGCAGCAAAAATGATGTTAGATTGGCTTGGAGAAAAAGAGAGTGCTATGATAATTGAAAAAGCTATTATTAAAACACTTTCTGAAGGAAGGAAATTAACTAAAGATCTTGGTGGAAATGCTACAACAGATGAAATTGCTGAAGAAATTGCTAAAAATATTTTAAAGATTTAA